The sequence below is a genomic window from Thalassobaculum sp. OXR-137.
AGCGCGTCGATCTCGCGCACGAGGTGGCCCTTCCCCAGGCCGCCGATGGCCGGGTTGCAGGACATCACGCCGATGGTGTCGCGCCGGTGGGTGACGAGGGCCGTGCGCGCGCCCATGCGCGCTGCGGCGGCCGCCGCTTCCGAGCCGGCGTGCCCTCCGCCGACGACGATGATGTCAAAGGAGCTCATGACCCTGAGATACGCAGCCCCACCGCCGCTGTCAAAGCCTGCGCGACGTTCGCCCCGGATCGGCGGTGTTTCACGTGAAACAGGCCACCCTTTTTACGCTATTTGCCCAGACAGAATTCCCCGAAGATCCGGTCCAGAATCTCCTCCACATCCACGCGGCCCAACACCCGCCCCAGCGAGGCGGCGGCGAGACGCAGATCCTCCGCCGCGATTTCCAGCGGCACGCCAGAGGCGAGACCCTCCCGACAGCGCCGTACGGCATCGCGGGAAACGGCCACCGCCTCGCGATGACGCGCCCGGTTCAGCGCCACCGAACCCACCCGATCCATCCGTTCGGCCAAGGCCGCGGCCAGGGCGGCCATGAAGGCCTGGGTCCCCGCCCCGGTCCGGGTCGACAGGCCGATCCACGGTTCGGGGACCAGTCCGTCGATCAGATCGATCTTGGTGGCCACGGCCAGCGCAGTGTCCTCGGCCAGATACCGTTGCATCGCCGCGCGACCGGCCTCCCCCTCCCCGGCATCGGCCAGGACAAGCGTCAGGTCGGCCGCTTCGGCCCGCGCCAGGGCCCGCCGTACTCCTTCCGCCTCGATCTCGTCGGGGGTTTCGCGCAGTCCGGCGGTATCCGCTACCGTGGCCGCATACCCGTCGATATCGAGGTGAACCTCCAACACGTCACGGGTCGTGCCGGCGGTCGCGCTGACGATCGCAACATCACGTTTTGCCAACCAGTTAAGAAGGGAAGACTTGCCCGCATTCGGCACTCCCACGATGGCGATTCGGAGCCCCTCACGGATCCGTTCGGCCCGACTACCATCGACCAGAGCTGCGTCCATCTCCGCTTCCAGAGAGGAGAGCGAGTCGCGGATCTGCTGCTGCAGGGTTTCGGGCAGATCCTCGTCCGGAAAATCGATGAAGGCCTCCAGCCGGGCCATGGCGGCGACCAGAACCTCCCGCCAACCGTCCAGGGCCGCCTCCAGACCGCCCGTCGCCTGGGCGATCGCCTGGCGCCGCTGCGCGTCGGTCTCCGCATCGACCAGATCGAGAATGCCTTCGGCCCGGGTCAGGTCGATCCGGTCGTTCAGAAAGGCCCGGCGGGTGAACTCGCCCGGATCGGCGAGGCGCAATCCCGGCAGCGCGCCCAGTCGGCCGCAGACTGCCGCCAGCACCGCCCGCCCGCCATGCAGATAGAGCTCGACCAGATCCTCGCCCGTCGCACTGGCAGGCCCCGGAAAGGCCGCGACCATCGCCTCGTCCAACACCTCGTTCCTGCTGGAATCCTGCAGGACTCGCAGCGAAACCCGGCGCGCCGGCGGCACATTGCCCGCGAGGTCGCGCAGGGCCTCGAAGGCGTGCGGACCGGAGATCCGTACGATCGCCAGCGCCGCCCGGCCGGGCGCGGTCGCCGGAGCGAAGATGGTATCCTGCTCCACCGTCTCAGCCTTATGCTGTGGATCCTGTGCCCGTCTTTATCAGGCCCGTCGCCATGCTTGCCAGCGATCTCGACACCCCCGTGGGCCGCCTGCGTGCCGTGAGCGACGGCGAGGCCCTGGTCCGCGTCACCTGGATCCCCCACGCCGGCACCGTCCCTCCCGAGGGCGACGCCGTTTCACGTGAAACGGTGCGCCAGCTCGCCGCCTATTTCGCCGGCGAGCTGACCGTGTTCGATCTGCCCCTGCGCTTCCAGGGCGGTTCCGCCTTCGAACGGGACGTGTGGCAGGCCATGCGCGCGATCCCCTATGGGGAGACCTGGACCTACGGCGATCTGGCCGAGCGCATCGGCGGGGTCGCCCGCGCCGTCGGCGGCGCCTGCGGCCGCAATCCGATCCCCGTCGTCGTTCCCTGTCACCGGGTGGTCGGCGCCAGCGGAAAGCTGGTCGGCTTCTCCGGCGGCGATGGGGTCGAAAGCAAGCGCCAGCTCCTGGATCTGGAGCGCGGACAGGCGTCCCTGTTCTGAGCGACCCCCTCGGCGCGTCGGACACGTTGTTCGGGGCGCGTTGTTCATCGGGCCCCGGCTTTGCTACGGTCGCGCCCAGACACGCCGGACCCACCAGCGAACTAAGGGAGCGCCCCATGTCCACCGTTACCGTCACCGCCGCCGATGGCGGCAGCTTCAGCGCCTATGTCGCCAAGCCGTCCTCCGGCACGCCGACCGCCGCCGTGGTCGTCATTCAGGAGATCTTCGGCGTGAACCAGGTCATGCGGGACCTGACCGACGCCTATGCCGCCCAGGGCTACCTGGCGATCTGCCCGGACCTGTTCTGGCGGATCGAGCCAGGGATCGACATCACCGACAAGACCGAGGCCGAATGGCAGAAGGCGTTCGACCTGTTCGGCAAATTCGACGTCGACATGGGTGTGAAGGACCTGATCGCCACCCTCGCCCACGTCCGCGGCATGGACGGCTGCAACGGCAAGGCCGGCTCCGTCGGCTACTGCCTGGGCGGCAAGCTGGCCTATCTGATGGCGACGCGCTCCGACGCGGATGCCAATGTCAGCTTCTACGGCGTCGGCCTGGACGAGCTGATCGGCGAGGCGGACAAGATCACCCGCCCCTATCTCTGCCACGTGGCCGAGAAGGACGGCTTCGTGCCGCCGGAGGCGCAGGCCACCTTCGTGCCGGTGCTGGAAGCCAACAGCCACGCCACCGTGCATGTCTACAAGGGCCAGGACCACGCCTTCGCCCGGGTCGGCGGCCAGCATTACGACAAGGCCTCGGCCGACCTGGCCAACGGCCGGACGACGGAATTCTTCAAGGCCCATCTGGCCTAACCGGTTTCGCCACATAATTCCCGTGCCTCCAGGCACGGCACTGCTGCCCGCGAGGACGGTTCACGCCTCGCGGGTCCTGGAGCAAATCACGCTCGGATCTTTCGATCTGCGCGTGTGAATTTGCTCTATCTCGCTCTGGCGTAGCCAAGCAAAACAAGAACAGGGAAGAGGGAGAACATCCCATGGTCAAAGCCATCCGCATGCATGAGCAGGGCGGCCCCGAGGTGATGAAGCTCGAGGACGTCGACCTGCCGAAGCCCGCCGCCGGCCAGGTGCAGATCAAGCACAGCGTCATCGGCCTGAACTACATCGACACCTATCACCGCTCGGGCCTGTACCCCCTGCCCCTGCCCTCGGGCATCGGCATGGAAGCCTCCGGCACCATCGAGGCGGTGGGCGACGGCGTCACCGACTTCGCCATCGGCGACCGGGTCGCCTATGCCGCCCCGCCGCCAGGCTCCTATGCCGAGGCGCGGAACCAGGACGCGAGCAAGGTCGTGAAGGTCCCGGACAGCGTCAGCGACAAGCTCGCCGCGGCGATGATGCTCCAGGGCATGACCGTGCAGTACCTGATCCGGCAGATCTACAAGGTCGGCCCGGGCGACACGATCCTGATCCACGCCGCCGCCGGCGGTGTCGGCCTGATCCTGTGCCAATGGGCGAAGCATCTGGGTGCCACGGTCATCGGCACGGTCAGCTCCGACGAGAAGGCCGAGCTCGCCAAGAAGAACGGCTGCGATCATCCGATCATCTACACCCGCGAGAACTTCGTGGACCGGGTGATCGAGATCACCGACGGCAAGAAGGTCCCGGTCGTCTATGACAGCATCGGCAAGGACACCTGGCCGATGAGCCTCGACTGCATCGCGCCCACCGGCATGATGGTGAGCTTCGGCCAGGCCTCGGGTCCGATCCCGCCGGTCGATCTCGGCATCTTCGCCGCCAAGGGCTCGCTGAAGTTCACCCGGCCGACCCTGATGACCTATACGGCGACAAAGCCGTTGCTCGACGCCTGTGCGGCGGACCTGTTCGACGTGGTCGGCAAGGGCGCGGTGAAGGTCGCGGTCAATCAGGAATACGCCCTGGCCGATGCGGTGCAGGCGCATATCGACCTGGAAGGCCGCAAGACCACGGGATCGACTGTTCTGATCCCGTAATGAGGACCAAGTGTTTCACGTGAAACACCGAGTACCGACACGCTGACAGTCATGCGCCGCCGCCAGGAGAGATCCGGGTGGCGGCGTTTCGCCGTTCACGGAGGGAGTCACCGGTGGATAAAGCTATGTTCGACGCCTACTGCGCCGCCCTCCCCGCCGCGTTCCATGTGGTGCAGTGGGGCGGCGCCACGGTCTGGAAGGTCGGGGACGGTAACCAATCGAAGGTCTTCGCGATCGCCGGCTGGGGCGACGGGAGCCGCCCGGCCTATACGTTCAAGGTATCGCCGGTTGCCTATGAGATGCTGCGGGAGGAACCCGGATTGCGGCCGGCCCCCTATCTGGCCTCGCGCGGGATGAAATGGATCCAGCAATACGCGGACCCGGGGCTCAGCGACGAGAATCTGAAAGCGTATCTGGCGGAATCCCACCGGCTGGCCGCGCGCAATCTCACCAAGAAACAGCGGATCGCGCTGGGCCTGCCGTAATTAGTTCGGAAAGTCGGAGCCCAACCCGAGGGTCAGCTCGCCGGCGCGGCGGAGGCCGGCGGAACGGCGTTCGGATTGACGCCCACCGGCAGCAGCAGCCACATCCGCCCGGGCGCGGCCATCGCGCCGGCCTTCTCGCCGGCTGCATCGCCCGATCCCCAGAAGAAATCGCCGCGGATCGGCCCGCGGATCGCGCCGCCGGTATCCTGCGCCACCATCAGCCGCCGCAATCCGCCCTCCGACCCATAGTCGATATCGACCCAGATCGGCACGCCGAGCGCATGTTTCGTGCGGTCGACCGCAAGGGAGCGCTGCGCCGTCAGCGCCACGCCCTGGGCGCCGATCGGCCCCTCGCCGGTCAATTCCCGGAAGAAGATGTAGGACGGATTGAGGTTCATCACCGCGTGCATCTGGTCCGGATGGGCATCCAGCCAGGCCCGGATCGCCTGCATCGACATCTCCTCCTTCGGCACCAGCCCCTCGCTGATGAGATGGCGGCCGATGGGGAAATAGATGTGGCCGTTATGGCCGTCATAGCCGACCCGCGTGCGGCTCCCGTCCGGCAGGCGGATCAGGCCGGAGCCCTGAATATGCAGGAAGAACGCGTCGATCGGATCGGCCAGATACAGGATCGGCTGCACCTTGCCGGACAAGGACCCGGCTTCGATCTCGGCCCGGCTGTCATAGGGCTTCAGGCGAAAGCCTTCGATCCGGCCGGCGATGCGCTCGCCCTTCATGCTGTCGCGGAAATCGCCCAGATCCACCAGGATCAGATCGTCGGGACGCGGAAAGATCGGCACGGAATACGGCGCGGTATCGACCCGCGCGCCGGACAGCTCCGGCTCGTAATAGCCGGTGAACAGATCGTTGTCCGGCTCTGAATCCGTGGCCTTCCAGACGGTGAACTGTTCCTCGAACACGGCGCGGGCGGCGGCGGTGTCGCCCGGTGCGACAGTCTCCATTGCCGAACAGGACGCCCGCCAATCGCCGACGGTGCCGAAGCGGATGCCCGGGCCGAGCGGCTTGGAGTCGTCTCCGCGCAGCATCCGGGAGCAGGAGCGCCGCATGGCCGGGACCGCGGCGGCGACGTCGTCGTCGGACCAGCCGGGCAGATCGGCGAAGCCGGCCCGCGCCAGCTGGAGGGTACCGCCGTCGGAGGTTTCCGGCGGCTGATCGGCCGAACAGGCCGCCAGCGCGCCCAGCAGCAGCGAGGCCGCGAGTGCGCGGAGGCCGCTCTTATTCTTCGGGGACACGGGCGGCGACCAGTTCCCAATTCGGATCGCTGGACCGGGTATCCCGCTCGAAGGTCCAGATATCGGTAAGGACCTCGATCTTGTCGGGATCGCCGTCGACCACCTTACCGTCGGCATCACGGGTGACCTTCACCTGCTCGGTGACGAATTCGACCGTCACCCGGGCCTCATGGCCCTCCAGCTCCGCCCCGGTGATCTCGGTGGAGCGGAAGCTGACGATGGTGGTCTCCTGGGTCTCGTTCGCCTGCTCGCGCTCTTCGATCGCCTGGACGAAGCCGCCATAGAGCGGGCCGGAAATCAGCGTCTTCAGGGTGTCCACGTCGCCGGCCGCATATGCCTGGACGATCATCTCGAAGGCGCCGCGGGCACCGACGACGAAGTCCTTGTCGTCGAAATCCTGGTCGGCCAGCTTGATCCGCATCAGCGTAGCGGTCAGGGGATCGCGCTCATCCAGATCGTCGGCATCGGGCACTGTCGCCCGGTCCGGTAGGGAGATGATGTTGTCCTGCGCGCTCTCATTGGCCGCTTCGGGCGCACTGAACGGATCGGGTCGCTGCTTCTCGTGACCGGTCCGCCGACCGAGCACGCTGCGGAGTTTCAAAATCAGAAACCCTGCGATCATCGCATAGAGGATGATTTCGAAGAGTGGAAAACCGGATCCCATGTCTGTTGCGCCCTCCGGGTGGACCGAGCCGCACCCTCCCGTTTAGAGTGCCCGCCCCGGACAGCGTTGCCACGGCGGTCGCGGCGCCGGTGCATCCAAGATGGTGCGGGCATCGCTTCGATTGACATCGGGACTAATTCTCGATGCCTGTGGTGTAGATAGGGCCTCGATATCCGAAGGGCAAGCATGGGCTTAGTCATTCTCTTCATTCTCATCGGTATTCCCGCAGTCGAGTTATGGCTGCTCATTGAGGTGGGCAGCGAGATCGGCGCCGGGCCGACCATTGCCCTCATCATCCTGACCGCGGTGCTGGGGACATTGCTGTTCCGCGTCCAGGGTCTGGCGACGCTGGAGCGGCTGCGCGCCCATATCGACCGGGGAGAGACGCCGGTCGGCGAAGTGGTGTCCGGGTTCGGACTGCTGTTCGCCGGTCTGCTGCTGCTGATCCCCGGTTTCGCGACGGACGCGCTCGGGTTCCTGCTGTTCATTCCGCCGGTGCGGCGATGGCTCGCCACGCTGCTGATCGCCTATATCGTTTCACGTGGCGGCTCGACGATCTTCGTGAACCTGCGCGGTGGGCAGGGCCCGGGGCCGCGCGCGCCGGGCGGGCCGGGCGACATCATCGACGGCGAGTTCGAGGACCTGTCGGACCGGGACAGCACCGGCAGACCGGAAGACCGGAACGCCGGCGACACCCCGCCCTCCCTCGACCGCCCCCCCCACGACCGACCCAGGGACTGACCGCCCATGTACCTGCTGCGCCATGGCGAGAGCGAATTCAACGTCCACTTCTCCAAGACCCGCATCGATCCGGGCATCGAGGATCCCGCCCTGACCGAGACGGGCCGGGCCCAGGCCGCTGCGGCCGCGGAGCATCTTCGGGACCTGCCGATCCGCCGGGTCGTGGCCAGCCCCTATCGGCGGACCCTGCAGACCGCCGAGATCGTCGCCGGCCGGCTCGGCCTGGCCATCGAGATCGAGCCCCTGGTCCGCGAGCGCTGCTGGTTCGTCTGCGATGTGGGGACGCCGACCTCCAAACTGCGCCAGGACTGGCCGTCCCTCTCCTTCGGCGACCTGCCGGAGCGGTGGTGGCCCGACGGCGGCGAGAACGAGGAAGAGCTCGGCCTGCGCTGCAGCGCCTTCCGGGAGAAGCTGGGCGCCGAGACCAACTGGGACGACACCGTCTTCGTCAGCCATTGGGCCTTCATCCGCGGATTGACCGGCATGGCGGTGCCGAATGGTACCCTGCTTGCCCTGCACCGGGGGCTGGCCGCCACTATTGTCCACACTTCCCAGTCGTGTTAGCGAAGCGCAGCTAATTCTGTCCGCAAGCGGACGCTAGACCCGGGATCCTTCATGTCCGACACAAACCTCGCCACCGACCCGAATACGATGCAGGCGACGTCGATGCCGCTGCAGATCAATGCGCAGTACATCAAGGACTTCTCCTTCGAGAACCCGCGCGCGCCGGCCAGCCTGCGCCCGCAGTCCTCGCAGCCGCGGATCGACGTCAACGTGGACGTCCAGGCGTCGAAGGTCTCCAAGGACGAAGAGCTGTTCGAAGTCGTCCTGAAGATCACCGCCACCGCGAAGGTCGAGAACGATCCGCTGTTTCTGGCGGACCTGACCTATGCCGGTCTGTTCACCCTGCAGCCGATGGACGAGAACTCTCTGCACGCCGTCCTGCTGGTCGAGTGCCCGCGCCTGCTGTTCCCGTTCGCCCGCGCCATCGTGGCCGACGCCACCCGCGACGGCGGGTTCCCACCGCTGCTGATCCAGCCGGTCGACTTCGCGTCGATGTACCGGCAGAGCAAGGACTCCGCCATCGGCACGCCGGTCGCCTCGGCCTAAGCCGCGATATAAGTATCTGAATTAAAATATAAAGCCCGGTCGGACAGCGCTCCTGCCGGGCTTTTTTCAGGACCCGGCGCCGTTGAGCCAGAGCGGGCTTTTCAGCTTCTCCAGGAAGGCTGCATGGGCCGCCGCCTCCTCCGGGCTCGGCGCATGGGGTCTCGGCTCGCGGTACACCCGGTCGATCCGCTCGATCGTCTTCGGCCCGTCTCCGGTCGCGGCCGCCCCCCGGTTCTCCTCGGCCGGCGGCGCCATCAGGTCGGGCTGCCGCCCGCCGATCAGCTCAAGATAGACCGACGCCAGCAGATCGGCGTCGATCAGCGCGCCGTGAAGCGACCGGTTGGAATTGTCGATCTCGAAACGCCGGCACAGGGCGTCCAGGCTCACCTGAGCACCCGGATATTTGCGGCGGGCCATGGCGACCGTGTCCAAGGCCCGGGCCATCGGGATCGGCGGACGACCCAGCAGCTGGAGTTCCTTGTTGAGGAACTTCATGTCGAAGCTGGCGTTGTGGATCACCAGGGTCGCGTCGCCCAGGAACTCCATCACCTCGTCCGCCAACGCGGCGAAGACCGGATAGCCGGACAGGAACTCCGCCGACAGGCCGTGGACCCGGAAGGCCTCCTCCGGCATGTCGCGCTCGGGGTTGAAGTAGTGATGCAGCGTGCGTCCGGTGGGGACGTGATTGATCAGCTCCAGACAGCCGATTTCTACGACCCGGTCGCCGGTCTCAGGGTCGAGACCCGTCGTCTCCGTATCGAGCACGATTTCCCGCATGCAGCCCTCTTTCCGTCCCCGAGCCCGCGCCGGAGCCCGGTCACCAGCCGTTTCACCGACCGCATGGTATAGGCCCGGCCGAGCCCCGTGTGAATCACCCGGTCGGCCCGGCGGCGCTTCTCCGCGTCCGGCATCTGTTTCGCCAGGATACTTGCCAGGCGCTGTGCCGTCATCCCGGGTCGGGCCATCACCCGCTGGCGCTGGATGAAGCCCGGGGCGCTGACCACGGCGACAAGGTCGCACAGGAGATGGCTGCTGCCCTCCAGCAGAAGCGGGACGTCGAGAACCACGATGGGCCGGCGGTGCCGGCGGGACTGTCTGAGAAACCGGCGGGTGCGGGCGCCGACCAGCGGATGGACGATCGATTCAAGCCGCCTCAGGGCGACCGGATCCCCGAACACCCGGGCGCCCAGGGCCGGCCGGTCCACCGCGCCCTCGCGCACCGCCTCGGGAAACGCCGCGGCGATCGGAGCGACCGCCTCGCCGCCAGGCCGCATCATCGCATGAACGACCGCGTCGGAATCATGCAGCGGAATGCCGAGCCGTCGGAACATGTTGGCCGTCGTGCTCTTGCCCATGCCGATGGAGCCGGTCAGACCGACGACGATCATCGGGCGAGCACACCATGGGTCCGCAGGAACTCCAGAAGCTGCAGCAGGGGCAGGCCGAGGACCGTGAAATAGTCCCCCTCCACCCCGGTGAAGAGCTGCGCGCCGAGGCCTTCGAGCTGATAGGCGCCGACCGAAGCGAACACGTCTTCCCCGACAACATCCAGATATCTTTCGATGAATTCGTCCGAGAGCGGCCGGACGCGCATGGTCACGCTGTCCATCGCATGCCAGATCCGGCTGCCGGCACGGGCGACCACCACGGCGGTCACGAGCCGGTGGGTCTTGCCGGACAGGGCCTTCAGCGTGGCCTGGGCATGGTCGCGGTCGACCGGCTTCTCGAACCAGACCCCGCCGCAATCCAGCATCTGGTCGGAACCGATGACCAGGGCGTCCGGGTGCTTGCGCGAGATCGCAATGGCCTTCAGCTCGGCGAGCACGGTGGCCACATCCTCGGTCGTCGCATTCTCCGCGCGCAGGCTGTCCCGCACCGACCCCTCGTCCACGCCGGGGACGTCGATGGTGAAGGGCACGCCTGCGTTGCGCAGCAACTCGGCGCGGAACCGGCTGCCCGAGGCGAGCACCACCGGAAGGGTGCCGCCGGCCTCGCCCAGCAAGCGGGGAGCCTTGGTCTCAGTCATTGCCGGCCTCGCGCGCTTCGAAATGCTGCAGAACCGCGGCCGAGGTCTCCTCGATGGAGCGCCGGGTGACGTCGATCACCGGCCAGCCGTTCTTGGTGAACATGCGGCGGGCTTCCGCCACTTCCTTGCGCACCTGTTCCATGGCCACGTAGTCGGTCTCCTCGCGCTGCTTGAGCATTAGCACCCGGTTGCGCCGGACCTGGATCAGCCGGGCCGGGTCGGTGGTGAAGGCGACCACCAGCGGCCGCTTCAGGTGGAAGATCTCGTCCGGCGGCGGGACGTCGGGGACGATCGGCACATTGGCGGTCTTGTATCCGCGGTTGGCCAGATAGAGCGAGGTCGGCGTCTTCGACGTCCGCGACACGCCGACGATGACGATGTCCGCCTCCTCCAGATCGTGGACCTGCTGGCCGTCGTCATGGGCCAGGGTGAAGTCCATCGCCTCGATGCGGTTGAAATAGGCCGCGTCCATCTCGTGCTGGCGGCCCGGCCGGGGATGAGATTCCCGGCCCATGTAGTTGGCCAGGGTCATCACGATCGGATCGAGCACCGGCAGGCACGGCACCTCGATGCGCCGGCACGCCTCCTCCAGCCGGCGGCGCAGCTCGGGATCGACCAGGGTGAACAGCACCGGGCCCGGATTGGCCTCCACCCCGGCGATCACCTTGTCCAGATAGCTGCCGGTGCGGACCAGCGACCAGACATGCTCTTTCGCCCGCACATCCTCGAACTGCACCAGGCAGGCCCGGGCGATCTGGTGATTGGTCTCGCCGGTCGCGTCGGACACCAGATGCAGGTGGAGAAGGTCGGTCGCGCTCATCCACCGACGCCCTGGGGAGAACTCCCGTGAAACCCGGGATAAGTCGTGCAGAAGCCGGTGGCGTCGAAATTGCTCAAGGGTCACCTCGATTCACTACCCCCGTCTGTCCGAGGGTGGACAAGTTTACCGGCCCGGCGGGACAACGTCACCGGCCGCGCACTTGTCCAGACTGTCCCCGTTATCCCCATGTTTCAATTCCGCCGTAACCGCCAGCATTCCTGCGGCCGTTGAAGGAGTTGTTCGGCGATCGCTCCCCGTCGACGCGACCCGATTCACGAAACCGACAAGTCTGTGGACAACCGGTGGACCGGATTTGATCCCCAGGATTCCACCCCCCAACCACTTCAACTCCCTATCTTTTAAAAAGAGTAATGAGGTAGAGAAGTTGTGCAGAAAAACAGGGAGCAAGGCATGTCGGGCATCCCGTTGTTAGACACGCTGAACGGCCGAGTCGGGTCGCCGCCGCCGGTCTGGCTGATGCGCCAGGCCGGGCGCTATCTGCCCGAGTACAAGGAAACGCGGAAACTGGCCGGCGGTTTCGTCGACCTGTGCCTGAACCCGGAGCTGGCCTGCGAAGTGACGATGCAGCCGATCCGGCGCTTCGGCTTCGACGCGGCGATCCTGTTCTCCGACATCCTGATCGTGCCCTACGGCGTCGGCCGTCGGCTCGAGTTCGTGGAAGGGCGCGGCCCGGTCCTCGATCCGATCGAACGCGAGGAGGAGATCCCGCCCTTCGATGCGGACGCCTTCCATGCCAAGGTCGGCAACGTCTACGAAACCGTGGCGCGCCTGCGCGAGGCGCTGCCGAAGGACGTGGCGCTGATCGGGTTCGCCGGCAGCCCCTGGACCGTCGCCTCCTACATGGTCGAGGGCGGCAGCAGCCGGGACTACGCCAAGCTCAAGGGCTGGGCCTATGGGCGGCCCCAGGGCTTCGCCAAGCTGATGGATCTGCTGGTCGACGCCACGGTGGCCTATCTGGACCGCCAGGTGGCCGCCGGCGCCCAGGTGGTGAAGCTG
It includes:
- the mnmE gene encoding tRNA uridine-5-carboxymethylaminomethyl(34) synthesis GTPase MnmE encodes the protein MEQDTIFAPATAPGRAALAIVRISGPHAFEALRDLAGNVPPARRVSLRVLQDSSRNEVLDEAMVAAFPGPASATGEDLVELYLHGGRAVLAAVCGRLGALPGLRLADPGEFTRRAFLNDRIDLTRAEGILDLVDAETDAQRRQAIAQATGGLEAALDGWREVLVAAMARLEAFIDFPDEDLPETLQQQIRDSLSSLEAEMDAALVDGSRAERIREGLRIAIVGVPNAGKSSLLNWLAKRDVAIVSATAGTTRDVLEVHLDIDGYAATVADTAGLRETPDEIEAEGVRRALARAEAADLTLVLADAGEGEAGRAAMQRYLAEDTALAVATKIDLIDGLVPEPWIGLSTRTGAGTQAFMAALAAALAERMDRVGSVALNRARHREAVAVSRDAVRRCREGLASGVPLEIAAEDLRLAAASLGRVLGRVDVEEILDRIFGEFCLGK
- a CDS encoding methylated-DNA--[protein]-cysteine S-methyltransferase, whose amino-acid sequence is MLASDLDTPVGRLRAVSDGEALVRVTWIPHAGTVPPEGDAVSRETVRQLAAYFAGELTVFDLPLRFQGGSAFERDVWQAMRAIPYGETWTYGDLAERIGGVARAVGGACGRNPIPVVVPCHRVVGASGKLVGFSGGDGVESKRQLLDLERGQASLF
- a CDS encoding dienelactone hydrolase family protein, which encodes MSTVTVTAADGGSFSAYVAKPSSGTPTAAVVVIQEIFGVNQVMRDLTDAYAAQGYLAICPDLFWRIEPGIDITDKTEAEWQKAFDLFGKFDVDMGVKDLIATLAHVRGMDGCNGKAGSVGYCLGGKLAYLMATRSDADANVSFYGVGLDELIGEADKITRPYLCHVAEKDGFVPPEAQATFVPVLEANSHATVHVYKGQDHAFARVGGQHYDKASADLANGRTTEFFKAHLA
- a CDS encoding quinone oxidoreductase; translation: MVKAIRMHEQGGPEVMKLEDVDLPKPAAGQVQIKHSVIGLNYIDTYHRSGLYPLPLPSGIGMEASGTIEAVGDGVTDFAIGDRVAYAAPPPGSYAEARNQDASKVVKVPDSVSDKLAAAMMLQGMTVQYLIRQIYKVGPGDTILIHAAAGGVGLILCQWAKHLGATVIGTVSSDEKAELAKKNGCDHPIIYTRENFVDRVIEITDGKKVPVVYDSIGKDTWPMSLDCIAPTGMMVSFGQASGPIPPVDLGIFAAKGSLKFTRPTLMTYTATKPLLDACAADLFDVVGKGAVKVAVNQEYALADAVQAHIDLEGRKTTGSTVLIP
- a CDS encoding MmcQ/YjbR family DNA-binding protein; this translates as MFDAYCAALPAAFHVVQWGGATVWKVGDGNQSKVFAIAGWGDGSRPAYTFKVSPVAYEMLREEPGLRPAPYLASRGMKWIQQYADPGLSDENLKAYLAESHRLAARNLTKKQRIALGLP
- a CDS encoding murein transglycosylase A encodes the protein MSPKNKSGLRALAASLLLGALAACSADQPPETSDGGTLQLARAGFADLPGWSDDDVAAAVPAMRRSCSRMLRGDDSKPLGPGIRFGTVGDWRASCSAMETVAPGDTAAARAVFEEQFTVWKATDSEPDNDLFTGYYEPELSGARVDTAPYSVPIFPRPDDLILVDLGDFRDSMKGERIAGRIEGFRLKPYDSRAEIEAGSLSGKVQPILYLADPIDAFFLHIQGSGLIRLPDGSRTRVGYDGHNGHIYFPIGRHLISEGLVPKEEMSMQAIRAWLDAHPDQMHAVMNLNPSYIFFRELTGEGPIGAQGVALTAQRSLAVDRTKHALGVPIWVDIDYGSEGGLRRLMVAQDTGGAIRGPIRGDFFWGSGDAAGEKAGAMAAPGRMWLLLPVGVNPNAVPPASAAPAS
- a CDS encoding Tim44/TimA family putative adaptor protein, yielding MGSGFPLFEIILYAMIAGFLILKLRSVLGRRTGHEKQRPDPFSAPEAANESAQDNIISLPDRATVPDADDLDERDPLTATLMRIKLADQDFDDKDFVVGARGAFEMIVQAYAAGDVDTLKTLISGPLYGGFVQAIEEREQANETQETTIVSFRSTEITGAELEGHEARVTVEFVTEQVKVTRDADGKVVDGDPDKIEVLTDIWTFERDTRSSDPNWELVAARVPEE
- a CDS encoding FxsA family protein; the encoded protein is MGLVILFILIGIPAVELWLLIEVGSEIGAGPTIALIILTAVLGTLLFRVQGLATLERLRAHIDRGETPVGEVVSGFGLLFAGLLLLIPGFATDALGFLLFIPPVRRWLATLLIAYIVSRGGSTIFVNLRGGQGPGPRAPGGPGDIIDGEFEDLSDRDSTGRPEDRNAGDTPPSLDRPPHDRPRD
- a CDS encoding histidine phosphatase family protein; the encoded protein is MYLLRHGESEFNVHFSKTRIDPGIEDPALTETGRAQAAAAAEHLRDLPIRRVVASPYRRTLQTAEIVAGRLGLAIEIEPLVRERCWFVCDVGTPTSKLRQDWPSLSFGDLPERWWPDGGENEEELGLRCSAFREKLGAETNWDDTVFVSHWAFIRGLTGMAVPNGTLLALHRGLAATIVHTSQSC
- the secB gene encoding protein-export chaperone SecB, giving the protein MSDTNLATDPNTMQATSMPLQINAQYIKDFSFENPRAPASLRPQSSQPRIDVNVDVQASKVSKDEELFEVVLKITATAKVENDPLFLADLTYAGLFTLQPMDENSLHAVLLVECPRLLFPFARAIVADATRDGGFPPLLIQPVDFASMYRQSKDSAIGTPVASA
- the dnaQ gene encoding DNA polymerase III subunit epsilon, with amino-acid sequence MREIVLDTETTGLDPETGDRVVEIGCLELINHVPTGRTLHHYFNPERDMPEEAFRVHGLSAEFLSGYPVFAALADEVMEFLGDATLVIHNASFDMKFLNKELQLLGRPPIPMARALDTVAMARRKYPGAQVSLDALCRRFEIDNSNRSLHGALIDADLLASVYLELIGGRQPDLMAPPAEENRGAAATGDGPKTIERIDRVYREPRPHAPSPEEAAAHAAFLEKLKSPLWLNGAGS
- the coaE gene encoding dephospho-CoA kinase (Dephospho-CoA kinase (CoaE) performs the final step in coenzyme A biosynthesis.), whose product is MIVVGLTGSIGMGKSTTANMFRRLGIPLHDSDAVVHAMMRPGGEAVAPIAAAFPEAVREGAVDRPALGARVFGDPVALRRLESIVHPLVGARTRRFLRQSRRHRRPIVVLDVPLLLEGSSHLLCDLVAVVSAPGFIQRQRVMARPGMTAQRLASILAKQMPDAEKRRRADRVIHTGLGRAYTMRSVKRLVTGLRRGLGDGKRAACGKSCSIRRRRVSTLRPATGS